A single region of the Pontimicrobium sp. SW4 genome encodes:
- the rplI gene encoding 50S ribosomal protein L9, which produces MELILKQDVENLGFKDDVVTVKNGYGRNFLIPQGQAILATSSAKKVLAENLKQRAFKEQKIVDDANKVAEAIKALEIKITAKVGSGDKLFGSVNNINVSEALEKEGQEIDKKYITIPGGSIKRLGKYTAVVRLHREVSVDLDFEIVPQA; this is translated from the coding sequence ATGGAACTTATATTAAAACAAGACGTTGAAAATTTAGGATTTAAAGACGATGTTGTAACAGTTAAGAACGGTTATGGTAGAAATTTTTTAATTCCTCAAGGACAAGCGATATTAGCTACAAGCTCTGCTAAAAAAGTATTAGCAGAAAACTTAAAGCAAAGAGCTTTTAAAGAACAAAAAATTGTTGATGATGCTAATAAAGTAGCAGAAGCAATAAAAGCATTAGAAATTAAGATTACTGCTAAAGTAGGATCTGGTGATAAGTTATTTGGATCTGTAAATAACATCAATGTTTCTGAAGCTTTAGAGAAAGAAGGTCAAGAAATTGATAAGAAATATATTACTATCCCTGGTGGTAGTATTAAGCGTTTAGGTAAGTACACAGCAGTTGTTAGATTACACAGAGAAGTATCTGTTGATTTAGATTTCGAGATTGTACCACAAGCTTAA
- the rpsF gene encoding 30S ribosomal protein S6: MNHYETVFILNPVLSEDQIKETVKKYEDFLVSKGAKMIAKEDWGLKKLAYPIQNKKSGFYHLFEFTVDGEVINPLEVEFRRDERFMRYLTVALDKHAISWAERRRVKLKEKA, translated from the coding sequence ATGAATCATTACGAAACTGTTTTCATCTTGAATCCCGTTTTATCTGAAGATCAGATAAAGGAAACAGTAAAGAAATACGAAGATTTTCTTGTTTCTAAAGGTGCAAAGATGATAGCAAAGGAAGATTGGGGACTAAAAAAGTTAGCTTACCCAATCCAAAACAAAAAGAGTGGATTTTACCACTTATTTGAATTCACTGTAGATGGTGAAGTAATTAACCCACTAGAGGTTGAATTTAGAAGAGATGAGCGTTTTATGCGTTATTTAACTGTAGCGTTAGATAAGCATGCTATTTCTTGGGCAGAGAGAAGAAGAGTTAAACTTAAAGAAAAAGCGTAA
- the priA gene encoding primosomal protein N', whose amino-acid sequence MFNSTHFIDVILPIPLEKQFTYAITLAESKFLKTGMRVAVPFGKSKIYTALVLNIHQNTPEAYEAKEIHQILDEIPLVNEFQIKLWQWMSSYYMCTLGDILRAALPSTFLLESETTIILNKDEEINDLELRDDEFLVYEALQHQSSLKIQDISNILDKKNVLPVIKRLIEKNVITVEEELYEKYKPKLIRYVKLNETYKSENALQELLETLSRAPKQRQIIMSLFTLNSISKKAIKVSDLIKKSEASSAQIKALIDKEILEGYYLKTDRVSFEKDEILESKSLNNDQEITLNEISKSFKNQNVTLLHGVTSSGKTEIYVKLIEDVLKLEKQVLYLVPEIALTSQLVTRLSTYFGNQISVYHSRYSLNERVEVWHHVLNNSDKAKVILGARSSVFLPFNNLGLIIVDEEHEQSYKQFDPAPRYHARDTAIVLANLFKAKTLLGSATPSIESYFNAVKEKKYGFAELNTRYNDVLMPEIELVDIKDKQKRKRMQGHFSDRLIEEMTEALDNDNQIILFQNRRGFSPIIECNTCGHSPQCSNCDVSLTYHQYKNQLRCHYCGYAIAMPKNCIACGSSELDNKGFGTEQIEAEVKVLFPKAKVARMDLDTTRGKYSYERIITAFEQHEVDVLVGTQMVTKGLDFRNVKLVGIMNADSLLNFPDFRAHERSFQLMLQVSGRAGRTDVRGKVLIQTYNPYHKILQQVSTNDYLGMFYEQMDERYNYKYPPIYRLIKVTLRHRDYNKVNDGAEWMAKSFRNVFKQHVLGPEFPPISRIRNQYHKNILIKIPQNQSLAKTKEAILKIKNSFLSIKDFRPIKVILNVDNY is encoded by the coding sequence ATGTTTAACTCAACTCATTTTATAGACGTTATACTACCAATTCCACTAGAAAAGCAATTTACCTATGCTATAACGCTAGCAGAATCTAAATTTCTAAAAACTGGTATGCGTGTTGCTGTGCCTTTTGGGAAGAGTAAAATATATACTGCATTAGTTTTAAACATTCATCAAAATACTCCTGAGGCTTATGAAGCCAAAGAAATTCACCAAATTCTGGATGAAATACCTTTGGTTAATGAATTTCAAATAAAGCTTTGGCAATGGATGTCTAGTTACTATATGTGTACTTTAGGAGACATTCTTAGAGCAGCATTACCAAGTACTTTTTTACTAGAAAGTGAGACTACCATTATTTTAAATAAAGATGAAGAAATTAACGATTTAGAGCTAAGAGACGATGAATTTTTAGTGTATGAAGCGCTGCAACATCAGTCTAGCTTAAAGATTCAAGATATTAGTAATATTCTTGATAAAAAAAATGTACTTCCTGTAATAAAACGACTTATTGAAAAAAACGTTATTACAGTTGAAGAAGAATTGTATGAAAAATATAAACCCAAATTAATACGATATGTCAAGCTAAATGAAACATACAAAAGCGAAAACGCATTACAAGAATTATTAGAAACATTAAGTAGAGCTCCAAAACAACGACAAATAATAATGTCGTTATTCACATTGAATTCCATTTCAAAAAAGGCAATAAAAGTATCAGATTTAATCAAAAAAAGTGAAGCATCTTCTGCACAAATAAAAGCATTAATTGATAAAGAAATTTTAGAAGGGTATTACTTAAAAACTGATAGAGTTTCTTTTGAAAAAGATGAAATTTTAGAATCTAAGTCTCTAAATAATGACCAAGAAATCACTTTAAATGAAATATCTAAATCATTTAAAAATCAAAATGTTACATTATTACACGGTGTTACATCATCTGGTAAAACAGAAATTTATGTAAAGCTTATTGAAGATGTTTTAAAACTAGAAAAACAAGTATTGTATTTAGTGCCAGAAATTGCGTTAACCTCTCAATTAGTAACCAGATTGAGCACATATTTTGGCAATCAAATTTCGGTATATCATTCACGGTATTCTTTAAACGAGCGTGTTGAGGTTTGGCATCATGTGTTAAATAATTCCGATAAGGCTAAAGTAATTCTTGGGGCGCGATCATCTGTATTTTTACCCTTCAATAATTTAGGGTTAATTATTGTAGACGAAGAGCATGAGCAATCGTATAAGCAATTCGATCCAGCACCTCGTTATCACGCACGCGATACTGCTATTGTGCTTGCTAATTTATTTAAAGCAAAAACACTCTTGGGCTCTGCAACACCTAGTATTGAGAGTTACTTTAATGCAGTAAAGGAGAAGAAGTATGGATTTGCAGAGTTAAATACACGTTACAATGATGTGTTAATGCCAGAAATAGAGCTTGTGGATATTAAAGACAAACAGAAGCGTAAGCGTATGCAAGGTCATTTTAGTGATAGATTAATCGAAGAAATGACAGAAGCTTTAGATAATGACAATCAAATAATATTATTTCAAAATAGAAGAGGTTTTTCTCCAATTATTGAGTGCAATACATGTGGACATTCACCACAATGCTCAAATTGCGATGTAAGTTTGACGTATCATCAATATAAAAATCAGTTGCGATGTCATTATTGTGGTTATGCTATTGCAATGCCTAAAAATTGTATAGCTTGTGGCAGCAGTGAGCTAGATAATAAAGGTTTTGGAACCGAGCAAATTGAAGCTGAGGTTAAAGTGTTATTTCCTAAAGCTAAAGTTGCTAGAATGGATTTGGATACCACTAGAGGAAAATATAGTTACGAACGAATTATTACAGCGTTTGAGCAACATGAAGTAGATGTATTAGTAGGTACGCAAATGGTCACTAAAGGCTTAGATTTTAGAAATGTGAAACTGGTTGGGATTATGAATGCAGATAGTCTATTAAATTTCCCTGATTTTAGGGCTCATGAGCGTAGTTTTCAATTGATGTTACAAGTTTCTGGAAGAGCAGGTAGAACAGATGTAAGGGGCAAGGTGCTTATTCAAACATATAATCCTTACCATAAAATTTTGCAGCAAGTATCTACTAATGATTATTTAGGGATGTTTTATGAACAAATGGATGAGCGTTATAATTATAAGTATCCACCAATTTATAGACTCATTAAAGTCACCTTAAGGCATCGAGATTATAACAAAGTAAATGATGGTGCAGAGTGGATGGCAAAATCATTTAGAAATGTGTTTAAGCAACATGTGTTAGGACCTGAGTTTCCGCCAATTTCTAGAATTAGAAATCAGTATCATAAAAATATACTTATTAAAATTCCTCAAAATCAATCTTTAGCAAAAACAAAAGAAGCTATTCTTAAAATTAAGAACAGCTTCTTGAGTATCAAAGATTTTCGTCCGATTAAAGTAATTCTAAATGTCGATAATTACTAG
- a CDS encoding LytTR family DNA-binding domain-containing protein — protein sequence MTLNCVVVDDSAIQRLSIVKLIENHPSLNLIAEYSSALETKNGLNTHKVDLIFLDIEMPVLNGFELLDVLNNKPQIIFVTGKTEYAFKAFNYDATDYLQKPITRERFNTAVDKALEQHKLTLDFKETDGEHIFVKSNLKKRKVYIKDIKWIEALGDYVKLVTEENSLVVLSTMKAFEAELPEGKFLRIHKSYIVNLDKIDRFNSKNVEVGAYEIPLSRNKKTQLVDALNNI from the coding sequence ATGACTTTAAACTGTGTTGTTGTAGATGACTCCGCAATCCAACGCTTATCTATTGTCAAGCTTATAGAGAACCACCCTTCTCTTAACTTGATAGCAGAATATAGTAGCGCTCTGGAGACGAAAAACGGACTCAATACTCACAAAGTAGACTTAATCTTTCTGGATATCGAAATGCCTGTTTTAAATGGCTTTGAATTACTTGACGTATTAAATAATAAACCCCAAATTATTTTCGTCACTGGTAAAACAGAGTATGCATTTAAAGCATTTAATTACGATGCTACAGATTATCTACAAAAACCAATTACAAGAGAACGCTTTAATACTGCAGTAGACAAAGCTTTAGAACAGCATAAATTAACGCTGGATTTTAAAGAGACTGACGGTGAGCATATCTTTGTGAAAAGTAATTTAAAAAAGAGAAAAGTTTATATTAAGGATATAAAATGGATTGAAGCACTTGGTGACTATGTAAAATTAGTAACCGAAGAGAATAGTTTAGTGGTATTATCTACCATGAAAGCTTTCGAAGCAGAATTACCAGAAGGTAAATTCTTAAGAATTCATAAATCTTATATCGTTAATCTAGATAAAATTGATCGCTTTAACAGTAAAAATGTTGAAGTTGGCGCTTACGAAATTCCTTTAAGTAGAAATAAGAAGACGCAATTAGTAGATGCTTTAAATAATATTTAA
- the rpsR gene encoding 30S ribosomal protein S18, with amino-acid sequence MMSSIEQQSKGKKEGEIRYLTPLNIDTSKKKKYCMFQKSGIKYVDYKDPDFLMRFINEQGKILPRRLTGTSLKYQRKVAVAVKRARHLALMPYVADLLK; translated from the coding sequence ATTATGTCATCTATAGAACAACAGTCTAAAGGAAAAAAAGAAGGAGAAATTAGATATTTAACTCCTCTTAACATAGATACTAGCAAGAAAAAGAAGTATTGTATGTTTCAAAAATCTGGAATCAAGTATGTTGATTATAAAGACCCAGATTTTTTAATGAGATTTATAAACGAACAAGGTAAAATTTTACCAAGACGTCTTACAGGTACTTCATTGAAATACCAACGTAAGGTAGCTGTTGCAGTAAAAAGAGCACGTCATTTAGCATTGATGCCTTACGTAGCCGATTTATTAAAATAA